The proteins below are encoded in one region of Rubripirellula reticaptiva:
- a CDS encoding GNAT family N-acetyltransferase, translated as MIEISTADLSSPEHAGATLSLLETYAADIMGGGKSLSPHTRTHLVDELRNRENCVVVLAWADDVPAGMAICFEGFSTFSCQAILNIHDFVVAAEFRRQGIAMDLLAKIQEVAVERKCCKLTLEVLEGNHVAQRAYQKFGFAGYELDPEMGRAMFYEKKLSHPPSIPS; from the coding sequence ATGATCGAGATCTCAACCGCCGACTTATCGTCACCTGAACACGCCGGGGCAACCCTGTCTCTGCTCGAAACCTACGCTGCGGACATTATGGGCGGCGGCAAATCATTGTCGCCGCACACGCGAACCCATCTGGTCGATGAACTGAGGAACCGAGAAAATTGCGTCGTCGTTTTGGCTTGGGCGGACGACGTGCCAGCCGGGATGGCGATCTGCTTCGAAGGGTTTTCGACGTTTTCCTGCCAAGCGATCTTGAACATCCATGACTTCGTCGTTGCTGCCGAGTTTCGCCGCCAGGGAATCGCGATGGACCTACTTGCCAAGATCCAGGAAGTAGCAGTCGAACGAAAATGCTGCAAATTGACGCTTGAAGTCCTGGAAGGGAACCACGTTGCGCAGCGTGCTTACCAGAAGTTTGGGTTCGCCGGATACGAGCTCGATCCGGAAATGGGAAGGGCGATGTTCTATGAGAAGAAACTTAGCCATCCGCCTAGTATTCCCAGCTAG
- the lpdA gene encoding dihydrolipoyl dehydrogenase has translation MKTVRHELVVLGGGPAGYVAAIRAAQLGINVACIDENARFGGTCVRVGCIPSKSLLESSHLYEETKHSLADHGIKVGGVELDLSAMMKRKEGIVDALTGGIDMLFKKKGVTAYRGRGKFSGVNTIEVSPSDGGETIQLQADQVMICAGSRPASLRPVEEDGDRIGNSTTGLSFPEVPKRLVVIGGGYIGLELGSVWNRLGSEVIVLEALDRILPGLDNELASLAHRTFKKQGIDFRTSTFVESAKVVGDKCVVAIKGGEAIECDRVLLSTGRTPSTDNLGLESIGLETDKRGFIAVNENFETAVEGVYATGDCIGGAMLAHKAMEEGIVCVERMAGIKSHMNYDVIPAVVYTNPEIAMVGKTEEQLKEAGTEYKKGVCPFGANGRARTLGDTGGRVKILADAKTDRVLGVHIIGNRAGDLIAEAAAAMEFGASSEDIARTCHAHPTLSEAMHEAALDVEDRAIHTA, from the coding sequence ATGAAAACGGTGCGACATGAACTTGTAGTCCTCGGTGGCGGCCCCGCTGGATATGTCGCCGCGATCCGAGCGGCTCAACTTGGCATCAACGTCGCTTGCATCGACGAAAACGCTCGTTTCGGCGGGACGTGTGTCCGCGTCGGCTGTATTCCTAGCAAATCGCTGCTTGAATCCAGCCATCTGTACGAAGAAACCAAGCACAGTCTGGCCGACCACGGGATCAAAGTCGGCGGCGTCGAGCTGGACCTGTCGGCGATGATGAAACGCAAAGAAGGGATCGTCGATGCGTTGACTGGCGGCATCGACATGCTGTTCAAGAAGAAAGGCGTCACGGCGTATCGCGGTCGCGGCAAGTTCAGCGGCGTCAACACCATCGAAGTCTCACCTTCGGACGGCGGCGAGACGATTCAGTTGCAAGCCGACCAGGTGATGATCTGCGCAGGCAGCCGACCGGCGAGCCTGCGTCCGGTCGAAGAGGACGGCGATCGGATTGGCAACAGCACCACCGGACTGTCGTTCCCCGAAGTTCCCAAACGGCTGGTCGTGATCGGTGGCGGATACATCGGGCTGGAACTTGGCAGTGTATGGAACCGGCTTGGAAGCGAAGTGATCGTGCTGGAAGCGCTTGACCGAATTCTGCCCGGACTCGATAACGAACTGGCCTCGCTGGCTCATCGCACGTTTAAGAAGCAAGGCATCGACTTCCGAACGAGCACGTTCGTTGAATCGGCCAAAGTGGTTGGCGACAAGTGCGTGGTTGCGATCAAGGGCGGCGAAGCGATCGAGTGTGACCGAGTGCTGCTGTCGACCGGAAGGACTCCGTCAACGGACAACTTGGGACTGGAATCGATCGGGCTGGAAACGGACAAGCGAGGCTTTATTGCGGTGAACGAAAACTTCGAAACCGCCGTCGAAGGCGTCTACGCGACCGGCGATTGCATCGGCGGTGCCATGCTTGCTCACAAAGCGATGGAAGAAGGGATCGTTTGCGTCGAACGCATGGCTGGGATCAAGAGCCACATGAACTACGACGTGATCCCGGCGGTCGTTTACACGAACCCCGAAATTGCGATGGTCGGCAAAACCGAAGAGCAACTGAAGGAAGCCGGCACCGAGTACAAGAAAGGCGTTTGCCCATTCGGTGCCAACGGCCGGGCCAGGACGCTTGGCGATACGGGCGGCCGAGTCAAGATTTTGGCGGACGCGAAAACGGATCGCGTGCTAGGTGTCCACATCATTGGCAACCGCGCGGGCGACTTGATTGCCGAAGCCGCGGCAGCGATGGAGTTCGGCGCGTCGAGCGAAGACATCGCACGAACCTGTCACGCTCACCCGACTCTTTCCGAAGCGATGCACGAGGCGGCGCTCGACGTCGAAGATCGTGCGATCCATACAGCTTAG